The window TTGCCAACAGAAGCAATCCGCCAATAATAAAGCTTGTGGTGATTCCTAAATTCATATAGTAAGCCTGTTTTAGTTAAAACTCTTAATAAAACCCAGTTCTATGTTGCGGTTTCCTTTATTATTATTGCTGTTGTTTTTTAAAAATTTATTAGATACCCGAACCGATACCTTTTTATTTTTAATATTGGAATTCGGAATTGTGATATCAGCAATATCTATGTTGACGTTATAAAAAAGAGTATCATTGCCAACCGTTAGTGGTACTTTTTGGGGAAACTTATTGAGATGGTCATTTAAAGCTGATTCTGATTTTATCCATTTTATTTGGTCTATTTCATTTTGAGCAATAGATACTGCATGGTATTCAATTTCTGCATTTATCTGTACTTGATTATTCATCTGAAACATTCTACTGGCTTGTAGTGATAGGAGCGAAAACACTATCATAGCACCCATTAAGTAAATTAAATCCGAATAATCGTTCATAGGTTTAATGTTAGTTTAATCCAACCATGGTATTATAAAAGAATCCCAAACAGTGCAGATGTTACAAAGTTTTTTAGCAACAGGTTAACTTCAACGCGTTTCTGCTCTAATAATAGGAAATGTAAAGCTGAGAGGGTGTTACAAGGGTGTGGTGGGGAAAGTCCAATTGATATTGGAACTATTTAATGTAGGTAAGCTTTTTTGAGAATTGCTTTCCACCAGCACGCATCACAACAATATAGACGCCGCTGGCCAGCTGTGAAGGGATCCAATCTATTTCGTGGTAATCAGCGGGACGTCGTTCATTTAAAATAGTTTTTACTTTTCGGCCCAAGATATCATAGATATGGATCTGTACTTCACCCTCAACCGGTGTGTTATATTCGATAGTGGTTTGTTCAGAAAACGGATTGGGATAATTTTTTCCCAGCGAATACTCATCGGGCACATCGGCCCCATCGGCTCCCGGAGAAATATGAATTACAAACCGATTTTCGTCTGAGTTGCTCTTATTTTGTGATTTGGCTTTTGTATCCAGCCGCTGATTTTTCACTAATTGGAAATTTTCTGTTGTATTACTAATGGGGCTTTTGGCCTTGGACTGCGACAGATTGAAACTGTAAAAGGTATTTTTCCGAAGATTGATTTTTTCGCCTGTTTTTTTGTCTTGTAGAATGATTGTCCATTCGTCAGGTACATCACCAAAAGTAGGCCAGGAAAGGGTATATTCACCGTTAATAGGCTGTCCATCATTGAACCCTCCTACGTGCATTGGGATAGAAATCTCTTTTCCAAAGGAACGGGCTAAATTATTTATGGATAGTTCCGTCCCATCATCAAAAGTAGTATAAAGCTCTAAGTATGTTTCGGTTTCAAATGGTAACAGTCGATAGGCATCGCGCGGGTCTTTTGCATTACTGCCATCGGGGGTAAGGGTGATATGTGTTTCGGTTTCAAGGGTATCGGCTTCAAGTTTAAAACCTATGGATGCTGGTTCTTTTTTTGATTTTCCATAATATGTGCCGCCGGTAGTTTTTACTGACTTATCTACGGTTAAATTAGGATTTGTACCGTTTGCTTTAACCCAGAATGCCTGGAATGGTTTGATGAGTCCATTATCTAATGATCCGTCAATTCCGTTCCATGTTTTATAGCTGTTTGTGGATGGATCCCAGATGTAAATTACATTATCTACATTCGTCTTAGTCCATTCAGAGTCATCCCAGTCTAAACTGGCTGCCCAGGGGTTTGAAAGCAAATTCCAGCCTACCATTGATTCGATAGTATCTGCCGAAGCGGTGTAGGAGACCGATGTAAAATCGAAGGTAGAACTTTGCTGCTGGTATTCTTCGCCGCTCACGCTCAGGGTTTTGGGAAGGCTATCATTATAATCAGAATCGCCATCTACATCTCCAAACACATAGAAAAAGTACCCTTGACCCAGCGAGTCGGTATTGGAGCTGTGAATGTTGTTGTTGATATCATCGGGGGTGCGCCAACGTTGGTTATCGGTGCAGGGGACGGTATCACCATCTTGGGTGCATTCGGCACTTTCATAATAGTAAAGTAGGTTGGGTTGTTTATCGGGGTAGTCTGAGTTTGTCATGCCCTGGGTTACGAGTCCGTCAAAAAGATCCGAGAAGGTAACATTAATGGGAGAACCCATCATCACCCAGCCATTATTACTGATCGAGCGCCTGATGGTTATAGAGCCATTGTTGTAGGTTTGATTAGGAGCGATGAGGCTTTTCCCTGAGGATATAATTAATTCCCCATTTTCAAGGGTTAAATCGCCCTCAATAATAATGTCTTCAAAAGTGCGAACTCCTTCAGTGTTGTTGATGACGGCATTTTGCATCTCGCTGAGGTTCGCAATTTGTTGTTGTTCCAGATCGGGATAGTCTGCAAAATTCTCATCAGTTCGAATTCCGAAAATGACTGTACCCTCACTGGTATCTATATTTAATAGGCTAAGATCTCCACGGGTAACAAGGGTATTATTGTTGAGAATAAGCTCACCATCACCGGAAATATTTTCGAGGTTATCAAGCGTGATACCAGCATCCTGGGCAAGCTCAAAGGTGTTTCCTTCGGTGATCAATAGATTAGCGGTGTCAATAAGATCACCGGAAGTTGCGGTGACATCATTTAAAATATTTAAACTTTGAGCTCGAAAAATTGGGGTGGTTATAACCTGCGGATCAGAACCATTTAGTGTTATTTCGGAACCGGTTGTACGAGTATTAAAGTTAGTTAGTGAAATATCTCCTTTGACTTCTATATTGGTCCCACTTTGACCAGCAAATGTACCTCCGCCAATTAAGTTCCCATTAACATTTAATTCTGTATTTTCCTCAATGTTAAGATCTCCTTGTAAATCGAGATTCCCTGAAACAGTGATTGCATTTCCTCCATAAAGAGTTAGTGAATTGCCTGTTCCAATTTGAAAACTTCCGAGCGTAACGTTTAAATCTAATTCTGGCACGGGATCTGAATTATCAGGAATAACTACGTAGTCATCTTCATCAGGCACACCACTTGTCCAGTTATCGTCATTATTCCAATCTGATCGAAATTCTGATGGACCACCCCCTGGTTCCCACGTGTTTGGTATTACAATATCAACAGTAGGAGTCTGACTTATACCTGTTGAGGGGGAACTGCCAAATGAGCCTGTAATTTCTACAAGTTCAATGGTGTTTGTGGATGTTAGGGTATCTCTGTAAATACCTTGATTGCTGTTAAATGGCAGATTAGAAATGCTTTGTTGGCCATTAGTAAAAGTAGCATCTGCATCACCGTCAGGGGATACTCCATCATTTTCTTCTAATTGGGCGATATTAAGTGAAACAGCCTTTTGTTGAAAAACTTGGTTTTGGAATTCGTCTCTTAACGTTACCGTAATAACAGACTGAGAGTCACCATCACTAAGGAGTATATCGGGTGATGCTGTTACTTGAGAAGTAGAAGCATCAGGCTGATTAGCAACAATTTCGAAAGAAGTACTTGTCCCAGAAACTTGATATAGATTATCACCACTAACGGTAATAGTTACATTGGCACCAGCAGTGGTGAGTGTTATAGGATAGTTTTCAAGGGTTCCATTTGAAAATGTAGCTGTTTCACCAGCACTGATAGCAGAGTTCGAGGTAAACGTTACGGGTCCATTAAATGAAGTTACGGTATTTCCCAGGTCATCAACTGCATGAACATCTATTTCGAAAGGGGCCCCAGCCGTTTGTGTTGCGGGACTACCATTTGATTGGGGCAGCGCGATTGTAAAGGAGGTAACCTCTCCAGGTTCAAAATTAACAGTAGCTTCATCAGTGATGTCATTGCTATTTACAGTGGCTGAAATTGTAGCTGTTTCACCTGCAGTTGTAGAAGAGATAAGCACAGCAGTATAGGTGCCGTCTCCTTCATCATTAGCTGTAATAGTTGTAACACCACCGTTGAATGTACCTGCTGTAGTTGTTAGTTCAACGGTTTCTCCACCTGATACCAAGTTGTTACCAAATTCATCTTTTAATTGCACAGTGATGGTGGATGTACTGTTGCCGTCGGCAGTAATTAAGGTTGGATTTGCGGTTATCGTAGATTGCGTTTCATCGATGGTGCTCGATGGAGTTACATTAAAAGTGTTGCTGGTTCCTGAAACATCTTGACCCTCATCAGCAAATATTTTTGTATCTCCGGATGAGGTAATTGTTAAATCAGTATTTAAACTACTTTCACCACTTGGAATAGTAATTTGGAAACTACTTGTTGAAGATCCATTCTTTTGGATGTCTCCATCAGAGGTTATTTCGACTGTTCTATCACTGGAAAAGGTATAATCACTTTTGCTGCCATCCTTGGCTGTAACTGTAATGTTAAAACTGGAGCCAGCCTGTTGTTCGCCAATATCATTCCCATTAGTATCTGTTATAATAAATCTTGCCAGCTCATCAGCAGCAATAATCAGAAATGATTCACTTGAAACCGGTGAAGAAATGCCACTAAATTGAGCAGTTAGATTAACGGAACCTTTTGAGGCACCACTGGCAATATTTAGACCATCAAATGTAGCAATACCATCTGAATCCGTATCGCTTGTAAAGTCACTGGTGCCACTATCTAAGAAAGATTCATCATTAATAGTAACTTGTGTACCGCTATTTGTTACTATATTTTCAAATTCATCGAGAAGTTGCAGCTCGACTGCTGGATCGATATTACTGCCTTGGGCTGTATTGCTGGGTTGTTGGGTATAAGTTAAATCGGAAGGAGATGCGGGATTTATAGTTATTTGATCAGAAGTAACAGTAGAAAATTCAGGGTTTTCAAATTGAAGTGTAATCGTTTCTGCAACCGTAGCAAACAAATCTGTAAACGTGATTTCACCGTTTGATGCCGTTTGAGTAAGTGTACCAGATAATGATCCGTTCCCAGAACTGATACTTACCGTAACTTCTGTAGAATTATCTGTAGTTACTTTGTTCCCAAATTGATCCTGTAAATAAATAACAGGTTGGGTTGGGAAGGGATCTCCGGCTGTAGCGGTGCCGGAAGGTTGGGTGTTAATAACCATCTCATCCGCAGCCCTTGGCAGTACTGTGATGGTTTCGGAAGGAGTTAGGCTGACATTGCTGTAGTTTGCCTGAATTTGTGCCGTACCGGTTTTTTGGGAGGAAAAGGTTGCATTTTTAAGATCTGCTGAAGGAGTAAGGGCAGTTTGTGGGACATTTCCTGTAATATTAATTAGGTTCCAATCACTTTCATCATTAAGTCCTATATTTTCTACAAAATTGTCTCCAACATCACGTCCAATAGCATATCCGGTAATAGGTTCGCCGGCTAAAATGTCTTGGCTTGATATTTGTTGCCCTGATCCGTCAGCAGCAGACTCAACAATTATTTCTTGAATGGCCCCCACGGCCGTGCTTAGATCTCCATAATTTTTGTCTGGGCCAGTACCACCGGTATTTGATATTTGACCGATTGTAGGTACGTCCAAGGTAGTAGGTTTAAGTTGTAGACCACTTATTTCCACTCGTCCTGGTCCTTTACCTCGACCACCTCCGGTTGTTCTACTTTCACTTGTTACATCAATAACTACTTGTGATGCATTGCTGCTGTTAGCGTTAAATTCTACCTCTAACTCCGTATTATTACCACCTGTAGGTGTAATAATGATACCAATAGTTCCCCCATTATCGATATGTTGAAGGTCGGGATTCCATTCGAAACCATTTGGGAGTTCCAAAACAAGACTTAAACCTTCTTCAAGTTGTCCTGATGCTGTTTCTCGAATGGTTAGCGTATCTAAGGTTGTGTATCCCCCATTTTGAACATTAACTGAATCGATAGAAAGATTCGTGCCCCCTGCCGCCTTAATAACATCGGCTTCTTGTCCCATAGTAACAGAGGGGATAATGCATAGTAACCCAATGCCTGAAAGCAAGAAAACAAGGATCAGGTTGCTATACTTAGAAAATGTTTTAGTGATTGTGCTATCCAAGCCGCCGAATTGTAGATGTTATTAATTTATGCCGATAACCATACCTAAGATAGGAAGTACGGTGACAAAGGTTGAATTAAAAAGCTTTAAAGATAAATAACTATGGAATATCTGCAGATTATAATCACTTAATTTATTAGGTACAGGGACGAGATGACCTATTTGATAACCGTCATTTTTTGGGAGATGACACGATCCCCTGTAGTTAAACGATAAATATAGGTGCCGCTGGCAACGTTTGAAGCATTCCAGCTTATACTATGTAACCCTGCCTGATAGGACCGGTTGTCTAAAAGTGTAGCTACTTTTCGGCCTAAAATATTGAATACTTCCAGTGTTACTTCATTTTGGATGGGCAAGGTAAATCGGATAGTAGTTGTAGGATTAAAAGGATTGGGATAATTCTGTTTGAGATCAATTTTGTTGGGTAATCCCGTTCCGGAAGCACCGGGATGAATTTGAAGGGCAAACCGGGCATCCGATGGATCAGCCTCCGTTAATATTTGGTAGTCTTTTTGTAAGGCATTTTTATTTTTTTCGTTTCCATTATTATTGCCGGTGGTCTTAAATTGATAGTTTGATCCTTTAGAGGTCGATAAATCTTGACCTGTTTTCCGATCGACCAATGTTACCTCCCAACTTGATGGAATATTCTTGATTTCAGCAATTTGTAGCTCTACAGATTCTGAGACCTTTTGATGATTCTTGATAACATTGGCAGTGATGGGTATTTCTATGGGGACCCCAAATGAAATTGGGAGAGCATTAATATTAAAGCGATTGTTTTTCCGGCCGATAGAAAAGAGTTCAGAATACGTGGAAGTACCCAGAGGAGGTTGCAAATGGTAGGCATCACGGGCGTCCTTTCCTACTTTGGCATTGTCATAAAAGCTAAAGAAAATGCTGTTTGTATTATTGTTGTAATTTAAGTGAATCTTAATTTCGGGATTTGTATCACTTCGTGTTTTACCTACAAAATAAAAGGAGGAATCCATTGTTTTGGCATTTTCATTAACCACAAGCTCCGGCTGACTGTTTGGTTGGGGCGTATTGGCTTTAATCCAAAAAGCTTGAAAGGGGGGGATAATGCCATTTCCCAGCGTGCCAGTAGATCCGTTCCAGGTTTTGTAGGAATTGTCATCGGGTTCCCACACATAGATCGTTTGATCGATATTAGTTTTATTCCACCCACCAGAATTATCCCAATTTACAGGAGCGCCATACGGATTTCCAACGAGGTTCCATCCGGTGTCTGCTTCGGCTGTATATGTTACAGCAAGATCTACAGGTCCGGCATGTTCCTGACCACTTACTGTGAGGGTGGCGGGCAGAGGATTATTATATCGCTCGTCGACTTCTACATTTCCAAACAGGTATACATTGTAACCCAGTCCAGGTATAACTTCTTCAGATGCAGATGAAGGTGTTCTCCAGCGCTGATTATCAGTACCCTCATAGGTTTCATTATAATATAAGACGTTTGGTTGCAGAGTATCATTCGGCGCTACGCTGGCATCATAATAAGCCCCTTCGTAACCCTGGGTAATAATATTACTTAAAAAATTATTAAACGAAGCTGAAACAGGTGAAGAAAGCATTCTCCAGCCCGGATCTCCTGAGAGAATTCGTTCAAATGATAGATTTCCATTATTGATTGATTTGGTATTAGCAATAAGTGCTTGTCCGGATGGAATTGTTAACGTTCCATTCTGTAGATAGAGAGTCCCTTTAACTTGAAGATCGTTTGAAGCTGTTACCTCCGAATTGTTATCAATGCGTAGATCATTGACGGTTACAGGCAAGCCCGAACCGGTTTTTTGGTCAGTTGAACCAGCATAGATATAATTAGCAGTCTCGCTATAACTTCGGTTTTCAGACTGGATATTTCCGGCTTCGTTACCTGGAGCTGTGATTCCTTCAGATAATCCTAATTGCAGAGTCCCGTTATTCTGAAGATCAAAAGTACCGCCGCCAATAATGGGAAACTCATTTAGAATAAGAGTATCTCCGGCACTTACGGCCAGAGTTCCTGTATCGTCGATGGTCAATTCATTGAGGTTACTAATATCTTGTGTTGATCCTATCGTGATCGTATGATTATTCCCGATTATGACATCTTCACCATCGTGGGCGTTGGGGATACTGGAGGCTGCTGATCCGGTGTGACTTTGCGTGGACCATGAATTGAGATTATCCCAGCTACCGGTTTGACGACTGTAATAGGTGATATCAACCATGGGCGTAAATCGCTTAATATGATTATCTGATATTTCTTCACCGGCGGCTGACTGTACATTATTAACTGTAAGCTTATATTCTATATTTTCTGTTAGCTGTGGTGAAACCTGTAGCGTTACGGTCGAATCAGATGGAGTTAACGTAGCATTGGATACGGATATCCCATTATTGATTGAGTAATTGGAGGTGTTCTGGGTAGTTGAAGGATCCATCTTTTTGTCGTAAGCAACTATTACTTCTGAGAGGGAAGGAGTTGTTATTGCATAAACAAAGGGTCGTTTAGCTTGTACGTTTCCTTGATTATTAAGATCACCCTGAACATCGATAGTATCATCTCCCTGAACGCCAACTTGACCATTTTCTTCAACAGTAAGGTCATTTTCAATATTTACTGTGTTGTCCGCCGACCCGTCTGTTTGGACTGATGATCCCGAATCAACTTTTACATTATGGAAGGTAATGTCATTACCATTGGTATTAATAGTTTGGGTTTGATCACCACTAAAAGAAACGGTACTGCTGTCAGAATTGAAATTCCCACCATTTTGGACCGTTAAATCGCCCTTGAGGTCTATTTGGGACTTGCCGGCATTAAAGGTTCCTCCGTTTTGAAAGGTTGAGTTACCCCCCACGTTAAGCGAACCCTCATTAAAATTAAAATTGCCTCCGTTTTGCAGGCTGGCATCTCCGGTAACATTTACATTCCCATTATCAGATGATAAATTCCCGTTGTTCTGGAAAGTTGCATTACCCTGTACGTTAAGGTTTCCGTTCTGTACATTTACGTTACCGTCACTTTCGGCGGTTAAGCCGGCATTGAGATTGACGGTGCCCGTACCCATATTTAGCGTTCCATTGTTTCGTATTTGAGCTTGACCATTAAAGATGATAGTTCCAGTATCTAAGTTAATAACGCCACCATCTCGAACGTCAGTGTTACCATTAAACGTTGTATAGCCATTATCTCCATTATAAATACCGTTAATTTTGGTATTGTTGGTGACGGTAACGGTAGCTTCTTCAGTATTAAATGAATTACCACTCGGAACAGTTAATTGTCCGCCAATTTGAATATCGCCGCTACCACCGTAAAATGTTCCCGAGAGACTAAAATCTGAGGTAGTTGAAAATTGGGCGTTGCCGTTTATATCAATGACTTGTGAACCATCTCCATTAAAATTTATATTTCCCGTTATTGATATCGATGAATTAGATTCTATAAATAAGTTAGAGTTGCTATACATATTTAACTGGTTAGTAATGGTTAAATAAGCACCATTACTAACTGTTAGGTCTCCGCCGCTATACCAAAGTGAAATTGTTACAGTTGAAATTGTGACATCTTTGGAGATAACAGGATAGGGATTTCCATTCTGTGGGCGTATTTCAACTGTTGCATCAGATGCAGGTACTCCTGATGGGTTCCAGTTACCAGCTTTGTGCCATTCCGAATCGATAGCTCCAGTCCAAGTTTTCGTTTGTGCTTGTAGGTGGAAAGGAATTAAAGCCAAGATCAGTATAGCAATCGTAAAAAGAATTCCCTGTGTGAATATAGAGAACTTATATTGTATCTTCGAGAGCAAGTTTTTTTACAAATAGAAGTTTTATTGAAACTGAATATAAAATAAAGGTCTCGTTGTACTTATCGGAATAATTAAATAAATGTTAATGTGAAATTATTTTAAAAAGATGAAAGGAATTATCTTGGCAGGTGGTACGGGATCTCGGTTGTATCCGTTAACAAAAGTTACCAACAAACACCTGTTACCAGTTGGTAACCAACCGATGATTTATCATCCCATAGCAAAACTAACCGAAGCAGGTATTGAAGAGATTTTAATTGTTACCGGTACCGAGCACATGGGGGATGTGGTGAACCTGTTGGGATCAGGAAAGGATTTTGGATGTCGTTTTACCTATAAGGTACAAGACGAGGCTGGAGGTATTGCGCAGGCACTGGGATTGGCTGAGAATTTTGTCGGGGATGATTCGATGACTGTTATTTTAGGGGATAATATTTTCCAGACGTCGTTGGATGAGGCCCTAAAATCATATCCCGGGAGCGGCGCCCAGATTTTGTTAAAAGAAGTGGATGATCCCGAGCGTTTTGGGGTGGCTGAAGTTGCCGGTGACAAAATTATAGATATAGAAGAAAAACCGGATCAGCCTAAAAGTAACTTGGCAGTGACTGGCGTTTATATATATGATGCCCGGGTGTTTGATTTTATTCGTCAGTTGGAGCCATCAGATCGCGGGGAGCTCGAAATTACGGATGTGAATAATCATTACATTAAAGAAGAATCTATGCGATTTTCGGTGATGGAGGGCTGGTGGACAGATGCGGGAACACCGTCGTCATATAAGCGGGCTAATAAACTGGTGGATTCGGAGTAATAATGAAAGTATTACTACTTGGAGCGTCTGGACAGTTAGGCAGAGAATGGCAACGGATTATTGAAGCCGGGTATGGAGATGAAATTGAGCTAATAACTTATACTTCGGATGGTTTGGATATTACGCATTACCGAGAAATGTCGGATAAGTTTCGTAATCAGAAGCCGGATGTGGTGATCAACTGTGCGGCGTATACTGATGTTGATGGTGCAGAGGAGCACCGTAAATTGGCCCGAAAGGTAAATACTGAAGCAGTGCTTTATCTTGCTGAGTTAAGTAATGAGTTGGATTTTAAGCTTATCCATTACTCAACGGATTATGTTTTTCCCGGTACAAAATTGAATCGCAGGGAATTTCCTGAGGGATATCACGAAACGTATCCTGCTGAGCCTATTAATTGGTACGGCAAAACGAAGTGGGAGGGAGAACAGGCCATTCGTCAGACGACTGAAAACCATTTAATTATCCGTGTGTCGTGGCTGTGTGGTCAGTTTGGTTCTAACTTTGTAAAAACGATGCTTAAGCTGGGACAAGAACGGGATGAGTTACAGATTGTGAACGACCAGTGGGGTAGCCCTACTTTTACTGAGAATGTGGTGCAGAATTGTCTAAACTTGCTTAATCAAGAAGCAAACGGAACGTATCATATTACATCAGAGGGATTGATAACGTGGTATGATTTTGCCAAAGCTATCTTTAAGGTTTGTGGTACCAAGGTAAACCTTGAAGCTGTTGATTCGAATGCTTTTCCCACCAAGGCGAAACGCCCGTATTTCTCGAAATTGAATACGCAAAAAATTGAAGGTATAGAAGACAGCCGGATTATTAATTGGCAAGAAGGTCTGCGGAAGTTGTTAAGGCAGTTATAGAACCAGCTTGCTATTGTGAAGTAGTAAAATTCTGTACTCAAATTCTTATATTCTTTTTCAATTTTAACTCGTCAAAGATTAATGAATGGAGATTGTAGAAACGAATATCCCAGACGTATTACTACTCAAGCCTGATGTTTACAAAGATGAACGGGGATTTTTTCTGGAGACCTACCGCGAAGAGCATTTGCAATCAAGAAATATAGATGTTCATTTCGTCCAGGATAATCTGTCACAATCTCAAAAGAATACCGTTCGGGGGTTGCATTACCAGATAGAAAATCAGCAAGACAAATTATTGATGGTGATGCAGGGGGCGATCCGGGATGTAGCTGTTGATCTGCGAAAGGGGTCGCCAACATTTGGAGAACATGTTGCTACTGAGCTTTCAGCTGATAACAAACACCAGATGTTTATTCCCAAGGGATTTGCACACGGGTTTTCTGTTTTATCAGATACTGCGCTGGTATATTACAAATGCAGCGACTATTATAATCCAGAAGGGGAGCGGGGATTATATTGGGATGACCCTGATCTGGAT of the Fodinibius sp. Rm-B-1B1-1 genome contains:
- a CDS encoding invasin domain 3-containing protein; translated protein: MGQEADVIKAAGGTNLSIDSVNVQNGGYTTLDTLTIRETASGQLEEGLSLVLELPNGFEWNPDLQHIDNGGTIGIIITPTGGNNTELEVEFNANSSNASQVVIDVTSESRTTGGGRGKGPGRVEISGLQLKPTTLDVPTIGQISNTGGTGPDKNYGDLSTAVGAIQEIIVESAADGSGQQISSQDILAGEPITGYAIGRDVGDNFVENIGLNDESDWNLINITGNVPQTALTPSADLKNATFSSQKTGTAQIQANYSNVSLTPSETITVLPRAADEMVINTQPSGTATAGDPFPTQPVIYLQDQFGNKVTTDNSTEVTVSISSGNGSLSGTLTQTASNGEITFTDLFATVAETITLQFENPEFSTVTSDQITINPASPSDLTYTQQPSNTAQGSNIDPAVELQLLDEFENIVTNSGTQVTINDESFLDSGTSDFTSDTDSDGIATFDGLNIASGASKGSVNLTAQFSGISSPVSSESFLIIAADELARFIITDTNGNDIGEQQAGSSFNITVTAKDGSKSDYTFSSDRTVEITSDGDIQKNGSSTSSFQITIPSGESSLNTDLTITSSGDTKIFADEGQDVSGTSNTFNVTPSSTIDETQSTITANPTLITADGNSTSTITVQLKDEFGNNLVSGGETVELTTTAGTFNGGVTTITANDEGDGTYTAVLISSTTAGETATISATVNSNDITDEATVNFEPGEVTSFTIALPQSNGSPATQTAGAPFEIDVHAVDDLGNTVTSFNGPVTFTSNSAISAGETATFSNGTLENYPITLTTAGANVTITVSGDNLYQVSGTSTSFEIVANQPDASTSQVTASPDILLSDGDSQSVITVTLRDEFQNQVFQQKAVSLNIAQLEENDGVSPDGDADATFTNGQQSISNLPFNSNQGIYRDTLTSTNTIELVEITGSFGSSPSTGISQTPTVDIVIPNTWEPGGGPSEFRSDWNNDDNWTSGVPDEDDYVVIPDNSDPVPELDLNVTLGSFQIGTGNSLTLYGGNAITVSGNLDLQGDLNIEENTELNVNGNLIGGGTFAGQSGTNIEVKGDISLTNFNTRTTGSEITLNGSDPQVITTPIFRAQSLNILNDVTATSGDLIDTANLLITEGNTFELAQDAGITLDNLENISGDGELILNNNTLVTRGDLSLLNIDTSEGTVIFGIRTDENFADYPDLEQQQIANLSEMQNAVINNTEGVRTFEDIIIEGDLTLENGELIISSGKSLIAPNQTYNNGSITIRRSISNNGWVMMGSPINVTFSDLFDGLVTQGMTNSDYPDKQPNLLYYYESAECTQDGDTVPCTDNQRWRTPDDINNNIHSSNTDSLGQGYFFYVFGDVDGDSDYNDSLPKTLSVSGEEYQQQSSTFDFTSVSYTASADTIESMVGWNLLSNPWAASLDWDDSEWTKTNVDNVIYIWDPSTNSYKTWNGIDGSLDNGLIKPFQAFWVKANGTNPNLTVDKSVKTTGGTYYGKSKKEPASIGFKLEADTLETETHITLTPDGSNAKDPRDAYRLLPFETETYLELYTTFDDGTELSINNLARSFGKEISIPMHVGGFNDGQPINGEYTLSWPTFGDVPDEWTIILQDKKTGEKINLRKNTFYSFNLSQSKAKSPISNTTENFQLVKNQRLDTKAKSQNKSNSDENRFVIHISPGADGADVPDEYSLGKNYPNPFSEQTTIEYNTPVEGEVQIHIYDILGRKVKTILNERRPADYHEIDWIPSQLASGVYIVVMRAGGKQFSKKLTYIK
- a CDS encoding T9SS type A sorting domain-containing protein, with amino-acid sequence MALIPFHLQAQTKTWTGAIDSEWHKAGNWNPSGVPASDATVEIRPQNGNPYPVISKDVTISTVTISLWYSGGDLTVSNGAYLTITNQLNMYSNSNLFIESNSSISITGNINFNGDGSQVIDINGNAQFSTTSDFSLSGTFYGGSGDIQIGGQLTVPSGNSFNTEEATVTVTNNTKINGIYNGDNGYTTFNGNTDVRDGGVINLDTGTIIFNGQAQIRNNGTLNMGTGTVNLNAGLTAESDGNVNVQNGNLNVQGNATFQNNGNLSSDNGNVNVTGDASLQNGGNFNFNEGSLNVGGNSTFQNGGTFNAGKSQIDLKGDLTVQNGGNFNSDSSTVSFSGDQTQTINTNGNDITFHNVKVDSGSSVQTDGSADNTVNIENDLTVEENGQVGVQGDDTIDVQGDLNNQGNVQAKRPFVYAITTPSLSEVIVAYDKKMDPSTTQNTSNYSINNGISVSNATLTPSDSTVTLQVSPQLTENIEYKLTVNNVQSAAGEEISDNHIKRFTPMVDITYYSRQTGSWDNLNSWSTQSHTGSAASSIPNAHDGEDVIIGNNHTITIGSTQDISNLNELTIDDTGTLAVSAGDTLILNEFPIIGGGTFDLQNNGTLQLGLSEGITAPGNEAGNIQSENRSYSETANYIYAGSTDQKTGSGLPVTVNDLRIDNNSEVTASNDLQVKGTLYLQNGTLTIPSGQALIANTKSINNGNLSFERILSGDPGWRMLSSPVSASFNNFLSNIITQGYEGAYYDASVAPNDTLQPNVLYYNETYEGTDNQRWRTPSSASEEVIPGLGYNVYLFGNVEVDERYNNPLPATLTVSGQEHAGPVDLAVTYTAEADTGWNLVGNPYGAPVNWDNSGGWNKTNIDQTIYVWEPDDNSYKTWNGSTGTLGNGIIPPFQAFWIKANTPQPNSQPELVVNENAKTMDSSFYFVGKTRSDTNPEIKIHLNYNNNTNSIFFSFYDNAKVGKDARDAYHLQPPLGTSTYSELFSIGRKNNRFNINALPISFGVPIEIPITANVIKNHQKVSESVELQIAEIKNIPSSWEVTLVDRKTGQDLSTSKGSNYQFKTTGNNNGNEKNKNALQKDYQILTEADPSDARFALQIHPGASGTGLPNKIDLKQNYPNPFNPTTTIRFTLPIQNEVTLEVFNILGRKVATLLDNRSYQAGLHSISWNASNVASGTYIYRLTTGDRVISQKMTVIK
- a CDS encoding sugar phosphate nucleotidyltransferase, giving the protein MKGIILAGGTGSRLYPLTKVTNKHLLPVGNQPMIYHPIAKLTEAGIEEILIVTGTEHMGDVVNLLGSGKDFGCRFTYKVQDEAGGIAQALGLAENFVGDDSMTVILGDNIFQTSLDEALKSYPGSGAQILLKEVDDPERFGVAEVAGDKIIDIEEKPDQPKSNLAVTGVYIYDARVFDFIRQLEPSDRGELEITDVNNHYIKEESMRFSVMEGWWTDAGTPSSYKRANKLVDSE
- the rfbD gene encoding dTDP-4-dehydrorhamnose reductase, whose amino-acid sequence is MKVLLLGASGQLGREWQRIIEAGYGDEIELITYTSDGLDITHYREMSDKFRNQKPDVVINCAAYTDVDGAEEHRKLARKVNTEAVLYLAELSNELDFKLIHYSTDYVFPGTKLNRREFPEGYHETYPAEPINWYGKTKWEGEQAIRQTTENHLIIRVSWLCGQFGSNFVKTMLKLGQERDELQIVNDQWGSPTFTENVVQNCLNLLNQEANGTYHITSEGLITWYDFAKAIFKVCGTKVNLEAVDSNAFPTKAKRPYFSKLNTQKIEGIEDSRIINWQEGLRKLLRQL
- the rfbC gene encoding dTDP-4-dehydrorhamnose 3,5-epimerase; translation: MEIVETNIPDVLLLKPDVYKDERGFFLETYREEHLQSRNIDVHFVQDNLSQSQKNTVRGLHYQIENQQDKLLMVMQGAIRDVAVDLRKGSPTFGEHVATELSADNKHQMFIPKGFAHGFSVLSDTALVYYKCSDYYNPEGERGLYWDDPDLDIDWQISDAIVSEKDQAQPQLNEIQKEDLF